In the genome of Hydrogenophaga sp. PBL-H3, the window TCCGTGGCCAGCAGGTCGATGTGGCGGTCGAGATTCTCTCGCCCATGCTCACGCACATCCAGAGCGGAGCCCTGCGCGCCCTGGCCGTGACCGGCGAGAAGCGCTCCATCGTGCTGCCCGATGTGCCCACCGCGCTGGAGTCGGGTGTGAAGGAGTTCGTGGCCTCGTCGTGGAACGCACTGGCCGTACCCTCGAAGACGCCGCGTCCTGTGGTGGATCGCCTGCAGCGCGAGATCGCCGCGGCGCTGGCCGACCCGGCTGTGCGCGAGAAATTGCGCGGGCTCAACATCGACGCGCGTGCGTCCACCCCCGAGCAGACCGCCGCGCTGCTGGCCTCCGACATCCGCCGCTGGGGCGCCGTGATCGAGCGCGCCGGCATTCCAAAACAGTGAGGCCTGGATGGCGGTGCAGCGCGTCGGCATCGTGGGCTACGGCGAGGTGGGCCGCATCTTCGCGGCCGGCCTGAAGGACGCCGGGGTCGAATGGGTCGGGGTGTGGGACTTGAAGCTCGCCGACCCCGATCAGCGCAGCGAGTTGCAGGCCGTTGCAGCGGCACAGGGCGTGCAGACCTGCGCCAGCGCGGCCGAGTTGTGCGCCCAAGCCACGTTGGTGATCTCCGCCGTCACCGCATCCGGCACCCTGGCGGTGGCCCATGACGTCGCGGCCCACGTCCAGCCCGATGCCTTCTTTCTCGACCTGAACTCCGCCTCGCCCGGCACCAAGCAGCGGGCCGCCGGGCTGGTGGATGCGGCGGGTGGACGCTGTGTGGAAGCCGGTGTGATGACCTCGGTGCCTCCGCACGGGCTGCGTGTGCCGATGCTGCTGGGTGGGCTGCACGCAGCCGAGCTGGCCGACCAACTGCGGGCCTGGGGCATGGAGGTGCAGGTGGTGAGCGAGCGCATCGGCGTGGCCTCGGCCACCAAGATGTGCCGCAGCGTGATGATCAAGGGCCTGGAGGCCCTGGTGCTGGAGAGCTATGCGACGGCGCGCCACCACGGCGTGGAAGACGCCATGATCGCCACGCTGCAGGAAACGTTTCCCGGCATTGACTGGCAACAGCAAGGCAGCTACTTCTTCAGTCGTGTGGCAAAGCACGGCCAGCGCCGCGCCGAGGAAATGCGCGAGGCGGCGCACACCGTGCGCGAGGCCGGCTTCGAGCCCTTCAT includes:
- a CDS encoding NAD(P)-dependent oxidoreductase, with protein sequence MAVQRVGIVGYGEVGRIFAAGLKDAGVEWVGVWDLKLADPDQRSELQAVAAAQGVQTCASAAELCAQATLVISAVTASGTLAVAHDVAAHVQPDAFFLDLNSASPGTKQRAAGLVDAAGGRCVEAGVMTSVPPHGLRVPMLLGGLHAAELADQLRAWGMEVQVVSERIGVASATKMCRSVMIKGLEALVLESYATARHHGVEDAMIATLQETFPGIDWQQQGSYFFSRVAKHGQRRAEEMREAAHTVREAGFEPFMAEAIAGKHDWMAAQARAGHFDGLAPSPPWQEWADRLLAARGPGSKT